Proteins encoded within one genomic window of Setaria italica strain Yugu1 chromosome IV, Setaria_italica_v2.0, whole genome shotgun sequence:
- the LOC101777708 gene encoding DNA oxidative demethylase ALKBH2 yields MASRLRLFAAGPTPGADGNSDPNPGISGKAAAGEREGGAKRPEPPRREVTDLGGGSEVVHLQRFVDREKAWEWFDYLDKTIPWNRPELRVFGRTAQPRDVCYVADEGLPDLKYSGHQPHAHSWDEFPVLKDILKAVHEALPGSCFNSLLLNRYKTGADYVSWHADDEPLYGPTPEIASVSFGCERDFVLRKKPTKSQAASGSGEAARKRLKLAAPQQQHSFFLKHGSLLVMRGYTQRDWQHSVPKRAKASSPRINLTFRHVLT; encoded by the exons ATGGCTTCGCGCCTCCGCCTCTTCGCCGCCGGTCCGACCCCAGGCGCGGACGGAAACTCCGACCCTAACCCCGGCATCTccggcaaggcggcggcgggggaacGAGAGGGGGGGGCGAAGCGGCCGGagccgccgcggcgggaggTGACTGAcctgggcggcggcagcgaggtcGTGCACCTCCAGCGGTTCGTGGACCGCGAGAAGGCGTGGGAATGGTTCGACTACCTCGACAAGACCATCCCCTGGAACCGCCCCGAACTCCGCGTCTTCGGCCGCACCGCACAG CCTAGAGATGTTTGTTATGTTGCAGATGAAGGGCTACCAGATTTGAAATATAGTGGTCATCAGCCTCATGCCCATTCTTGGGATGAATTCCCCGTGCTCAAGGACATCCTGAAAGCA GTGCATGAAGCCCTTCCCGGGAGCTGTTTTAACAGCTTGCTCCTGAACAGATACAAGACCGGTGCAGACTATGTTTCATGGCATGCTGACGATGAGCCACTCTATGGACCAACTCCAGAAATAGCATCTGTGAGCTTTGGTTGTGAACGCGACTTCGTACTTAGGAAAAAGCCTACCAAATCACAAG CCGCTTCTGGATCCGGAGAAGCTGCTCGAAAGCGGCTCAAGCTCGCTGCTCCTCAACAGCAGCATTCTTTCTTCCTGAAGCATGGCTCGCTGCTTGTGATGAGAGGCTACACCCAGCGGGATTGGCAGCACTCAGTTCCGAAGCGAGCCAAGGCAAGCTCACCAAGGATCAACCTGACTTTCCGGCATGTACTGACCTAA
- the LOC101753672 gene encoding early nodulin-like protein 1 yields the protein VGSASASWHAQVFEVGGEPRGWAKPAAPNGETYNHWAARNRFHVGDFLHKYSYFKYDKNDSVLVVSRDDYKFCDAVRPSQRFDGGDTRLRLENSGFSYFISGAPGHCDAGQRMTLRVLPQQQQQDGGSEAAPTGAPGAMAPGGAAGGGGGGDEGGEFGPPHGSGSGSGVVGTDANNTSGAAPARAPSSFGGCCHHVVGAVVLGASLLVLGA from the exons gtgggctcggcgtcggcgtcgtggCACGCGCAGGTGTtcgaggtcggcggcgagccGAGGGGGTGGGCCAAGCCGGCGGCGCCCAACGGCGAGACCTACAACCACTGGGCCGCCAGGAACCGCTTCCACGTCGGCGACTTCCTCCATAAGTACTCCT ACTTCAAGTACGATAAGAACGACTCGGTGTTGGTGGTCTCCCGCGACGACTACAAGTTCTGCGACGCCGTCAGGCCGTCGCAGCGCTTCGACGGCGGCGACACCAGGCTCCGCCTCGAAAACAGTGGCTTCTCCTACTTCATCAGCGGCGCGCCGGGCCACTGCGACGCGGGCCAGCGGATGACCCTGCGCGTcctgccgcagcagcagcagcaggacggCGGGAGCGAGGCCGCCCCGACGGGGGCGCCCGGCGCGATGGCGCCCGGCggtgcagccggcggcggcggcggcggcgacgaaggcGGCGAGTTCGGCCCGCCGCACGGCTCGGGCTCCGGCAGTG GGGTGGTGGGCACCGACGCGAATAATAccagcggcgcggcgccggcgcgtgcgCCGTCGTCATTTGGTGGCTGCTGTCACCACGTCGTTGGGGCGGTTGTTCTGGGTGCCTCGCTGCTGGTCTTGGGCGCTTGA